In the genome of Streptomyces sp. SN-593, the window GCGGCATGACCCCGGCAACCGACACTGAGGGAGCTCTCCGCGCCGTTCGGCGGGGCCTGGCCGTCTTCCCGCTCCCCGTCGGCGGGCGCGTCCCCGCACCAGGCTGGCAGCAGCTCGCCATCCGCGATGAAGCCGCGCTCCCCGAGCTGCTGGCCGACGGCTGCAACGTCGGCATCGGCTGCCGGGCGAGCAACGTGGTCGCCCTGGACCTCGACACCCACCATGCCGAAGGACCGGCCATCAACGGCATCGAAACCTTCCGCACCCAGCTCGACATCCGCGGCCTGGACGACTGGCCCGCCACCTTCACCGTCATGACCCCGAGCACCGGCCTGCACCTGTACTTCCGGGTGCCCGCCGACTGCGCCATCGGCAGCATCTCCGGCGGGCGGTCCCCGCTCGGACCCGGCATCGACGTGCGCGGGCCCGGCCGCCACAGCGGCGGCTACCTGGTCGGCCCCGGGTCCATCGTGGCCGGCCTGCCGTACACCGTCGTGCACGACGCGCCCGTCGCGCCGCTGCCCGGCTGGATCGCCGACCGGCTCGCGCCCCGGGAGGCGGGCCGGTGAACTGGGACAACGCCATGTCCGTGTGTACGTACCACACCGCCGGATTCACCGACGGCGAGCTGGACGCCCTCGAGGAGTACCACGAGCGCCACGATCAACTGGGCCTGCAGGCGTACTTCGACCCCGAGGAGGAGCGGCTGGCCGACGCCGACGACCTCGCTGGCTTCTTCCGCGAGCGCGCGGACAAGCTGACCCGCTGGCACCACGAACTCACCGCCCTGTTCGCCGACCCCCGGCTGGAGAACGAGCGCCGCCGGGACAACCCGTACGGGCCCCGCTACGACGAACGCGGCGAGGGTCCGTACTGCGCGGCCGTCGCCCGGTTCCTCAACATGGCCACCGAGGACTACCACCGTCACCGCCGCAGCTTCGAGTACGCGGTCACGGTATGGGCACTCGGACGGACCGCCCCGGACACTTACCCGCCCGACTCCCGCTCCCTCGACCTCGAAGACCGGGCACTCCAGCTCTGGGGCTGACCGCCCTGGGCCCACGTGATACCCGTCGCACCTGTACGTCAGGCGACGGGAATCCACCGTCTCCAACTCCACCCGGCCAAAGCGGCCCTGGCCCCGCCCGTCCACGGGCAACCTCACATCACCGGCCGCCCATGAGGAACAGGGCCGAGGCGGGATTGGCCAGCTCTTTTGCCAACTGCTGGCTGCCGGCGCCAGCGGCCCGCAGTTCTGCCGCCACTTCGGCCACAGCAGCCTTCGGGTCCTGGCCATCAACCACGACCTTGTCCTGTTCGGCGAGCATCTCCAAGACGTCGGCCGTCTGCTCGAACGCCTGCGGGAGCCGCTCGACCAACTGCTTGAGCACCTGGACGGTCTCCGACAGGACCGGCGCCGACAATGCTCGCGCATCGTTCAGGACGACATGGTTGAGCTGCTCGATCAGGTCTCGCGCCTGACGCGCCAGCTTCGCGGGGTCCGTCTTCGTGGCCATGCTTCCACTCCTCAGCTCTGAGACAGAGCGGCCAGTCTCCCAGGTGGAGAAGCGGCGCCATCGCAGATCACACCGGCGCCCGCCCCTGCCAG includes:
- a CDS encoding bifunctional DNA primase/polymerase, producing MTPATDTEGALRAVRRGLAVFPLPVGGRVPAPGWQQLAIRDEAALPELLADGCNVGIGCRASNVVALDLDTHHAEGPAINGIETFRTQLDIRGLDDWPATFTVMTPSTGLHLYFRVPADCAIGSISGGRSPLGPGIDVRGPGRHSGGYLVGPGSIVAGLPYTVVHDAPVAPLPGWIADRLAPREAGR